CGTAGCTATTTTGTACCTGGTTTCGCCGTCAAACAAGTAGTGGATACCGTTGGCGCTGGGGATGGCTTTGCGGTCGGTTTTATCACTGCCCGACTAGAGGGCTTATCGATCGAGGCCGCCCTACAACGCGGTAACGCGATCGGTGCCCTGGCCGTACAACATCCCGGTGACAATGACGGTTATCCGACTGCAGTTGAACTACAACGCTTTTTAGATCAGAGTACGACCCTAGAGGTAGCCGAATAAAATTACCTCATCAAAAAACGCCTTGCAAAAATTTGCGAGACGTTTTTGTTTATCGTAAAAATTGTAAAATAACTTGTTGATAGATCGTAATGGCTGCTGTATAGTCCTTGATCGCTACATATTCATCGGCTTGATGGCCACTATCATTCCCAGGACCAAAAATAACTACGGGAAATTTTTGTGCTGCCCGAATGAATTCCGAGGCATCCGTGGCGCCACTATCACCAACCACCGCAACTTTATGGCCTAATGTATGCGTCGCTACCTTACGGAACAACTGAACAAATGGGGCCTGCGGATTACCAGGTAACGGACTTTCTGGATAATGATACGTTAATTGTAGCTCATTTTCCGGTTGCTGATTAAGTTCGGCTACTAATGCTTCGATCTCCGCCATCAACGGTTGATTGGGATACAATGGCGTCGTGCGAATATTACCATATAATCGTGCCCGCGCAGGAATTGAATTGATCTGCTCACCGCCAGCGATTTGCGTCACATTATGTAAAAGTGGTCCCAATACTGGATCGACCTTCGTTTTCGGTGTCATCAACGTTGTGATTGCTTCATAAAAACGAAATAGCTGATCAATGGCATTGTTGCCGGCTGCTGGATTAGCGCTGTGCGCTGCTTTCCCTGTAGCCGATACTTCATAATCGATCACACCACGATGCGTATATTCAACTTGCAGATTACTTGGTTCAGCAACGATCAATGCATCCAGCTCATCGGCAAAGCCTTGCCGTGTCAATTGTGCTGCACCGTAATTACCAGTTTCCTCACCAACGGTAGCAAACAAACGTATCGTCCCGGCAAAGCTACGTTTCTCAGCTAATAAATCTAGCAGCACGTAGATCAAGGCCGCGAGCCCACCTTTCATATCACTGGCACCACGTCCGTAAACATTATCCGTATCCATTTCCCCCGCAAATGGTGGATGATGCCAAGCACTGATGTCCCCTGGCGAAACCACATCCAAATGACCAGATAGACCGAGTGTTTTACCCGGTTGATCACCATGGATCGTGATCACTAAATTAGAACGACCTGGCGCGTAATTAACTTCTGTTACTTGTGCTGCTGGATATTGATCGAATAACAATTTAATATAGTCAGCCACTTGGGCTTCATGATTATTCACCGATTTAATTTTTAATAGCTCTTGCAATAAAATCAATGCTTTGCGCTTGTCCATTAACTGGTAACCTCTTTCACCCGATTTTATCCTTAATGATAGCAGAAAATCAGCTGGAATGACGTAAATTAAATAAAAATTGTTAATATTTGGTAGATTGTAAAATTTAAGTTGAACATATTAGTGGACAGAAAAACCCGTAAAGGTCTTTAATGGTGTCACCACAACATTCCACTAGAAAGAAGGACCTTTATGGGCACCACTATTTTATCATTTGAAGACCGCGTTGTCATCGAAACACTTCATCATGAAAAGCACTCACTTCAATATATTGCCGATTATTTAGGCTTTAGTAAAACCACTATCTTTAATGAGGTTCATCGCTTAGCTGGTGAGTATCACGCAGTTAAGGCTCAAACTGACCATGAAGTTAAACTTAGTCATCGTGGTCGTAAAACCATCTTAACGACTAACCTAAAGCGATTGATTGAAGAAAAAATCAAGATCCAAAAATGGTCAATTGAACAAGTGGCTCATGTAGTTAGAATTGCCTACAAAACCATCTATAACTGGATTGATCAGGGACTACTGGATATTAATGTGACTGATTTACCTGACCATGGTATTCGTCGCAAACGATCTAAAGAAACCCGTGGTAGTTTTAGTCATGGACGTTCCATCGAAGATCGTCCAGCTGAAATTTCTGATCGTAATACTTCAGGTCACTTCGAAGCTGATACAGTTTTATCTGGAAAACGTAAAGGTCAAGCAGTAGCTACGTTTGTCGAGCGTAAGAGTCGGCTTACCATCGTTAAACGGCTTAATGGACGAGATAGTACTTCAATGACCAAGGCTATTTTAGAATTGGCTAACCAGTTAGGAGATAATCTCAAGACCCTTACTGTTGACCATGGGAAAGAATTCGCCAACTACAATTTGATTGAAGAACAGGCCGGTGTTCCGCTGTACTTTGCGCACGCTTATTCGCCACATGAACGAGGCAGTAATGAAAATCGCAACCGAGTACTACGCCGCTTCATTCCCAAAGGTCAACCGATTGATGAGATTACCGATGATGAATTGATTCAAATTAACTGGTATTTGAATTCCCGACCACTCAAATGTTTAAATTGGCGAACACCGATTGAGATCTTTTTGCGTAATCTGCGTTACTAAATTTGTTCAAGTTATTTCTTGCAATCTGCCATTTGCTTCAATTCACAGCTTAATATTTTCTTGAACAACGTTATTTTTAACCTTTACAAAGTAGCCTCGCTTCGCCAAATAACCTGCTAGGCCAACAATTATAGCCCAATTTTTGGGTTAAATGAATAACTTTATTTTATACTAATTTTTTAGCAAAAGAGCCACCAGAGCTAAACAATTACCGAAGTAGCAATCTGTTGACTTTAAAACAACATGTGTTAGCATATAGTTGTTAATAATAAAACAACATCTGATTTTGAAAGGAAGTTTTTACTCATGAAATATGCAATTACTGGCGCAACTGGGCACTTTGGACAACTTGCGCTCAAGGAACTTTTAAAACTTACCGCCAGTCAGAATATCATCGCAATCGCACGCAACGTCGCTAAGGCTAAGAAATTATTACCACAAGGTATTGAGATCCGACAAGCCGATTATACCGATGAAACAACTATGGCAAACGCCTTACAGGGCGTCGACCGCTTACTTTTCATTTCCTCACTACCAGGTGAGTCAGTCGCTCGTGCTGTCCAACATCAAAATGTGGTTAACGCTTTAGTCGCAGCGCATGTAAAATTTGTTGCTTACACTAGTTTTCCTAATGCCCAAAATTCAATTAGCGCCTTAGCCAGCGATCATAGAATCACTGAAACTGCTATTAAAAACAGTGGCGTCGCCCATGCATTTTTACGTAATAATTGGTATTTAGAAAACGAAATCGGCTTTTTACAAAGTGGCGCCGCAAATCAAACCGCTGCTTACTGGGCAAGTGGTAAAGCTGGCTGGGCACTAGAACGTGAATTTGCCGCAGCCGCCGCTAAAGTGTTAACATTAAATGAGCCAAAAGAAGTTTACGAATTCGCCGGTCCAGCACGGTCCTATGCTGAACTAGGCGCAGCTCTGCAACAAGCCACTGGTCATCATTTTGCGGTCAAACAAATGACGACAGCTGAATATCAGAATAACTTAGTGGCCACTGGACTAGATGCCAATACGGCTGCGCTTTTTGCTTCATTCCAAGAACCAATCAATGATGGTTCCTTAAACGAAACAACAATTGATCTGCCAGCGGTTCTGGGGCATGAATTAACTAGTCTGCCGGAAGCAATTAATGAAATTATTAAGCGAAATTAGGTGTAAAGCGTGAAGTACTCACACAAGTTAAGTGACGCAATTCATATTCTGGCCTATTTGATCATCTGTAAAGACGGTGATCTTTCTAGTAAGGCGATTGCTGCAAGTATCGAAGCAAATGCCAGTGTTGTCCGTAATTTAATGTCTGATCTAAGAAAAGCTGGTTTGATCAATACCAAACCTGGCAGTGCCACCACTACACTGAGTGTGGCGCCCGATCAAATCACCATTTTAAACGTCTATCAAGCAATCACCATGGATCACAACCTACTGCATATCGATCCTAAAACTAATCCTCAATGTATCGTTGGTGGGAATATTCAAGAAACACTAAACATGTATTATGCTGACATTGAAGCAACAGCCTTTCAGCGGATGAACGAAATTACGCTGCAGAATATTACGGAGGACATTTTAGCTCGTGAGCACATGAAATCGTAATTATGACTAAATAAAACCTATTAAGTTGGCCAATTACCAACCTAGCAGGTTTTATTTTTCATAATATCTAAAGGTTGAAAGTTAATATTTCCACTTAAGCCCTGATCTGTTAGGGCTTTTTTGCTACAAAAATAGACATGAAACCATTCACATCTGTATACTTAAAGCGTCTAAACAAAAACCATACAGAGGAGTTTCATGCCTATGTCTACTATACAATACAATGACACTGATATTCATCATTCTTTTGCTCATTTTTCAAAATTGGTCCATCTCTCCGCTATTTTGCGTCGTGTCAATATCCATAAATCGCGCGGTATTAAAACTGAACGCTTATTTGAATGGTTATTGACCACCATCTTTAATCGCTACTCCATTTTTAGAGCAGAAAAGGCTAACGATTTTTCAAAACGAACTGTTCGCAATTGTCTAAATGATCCACATATTAATTGGCAACGGCTGGTTCAGCTATTAGCGATCCATTTGATCCAATACGTGCAACATTTTACCGATCCAAGACGGCGACAAGCCTTGATCATTGATGATTCATTGTTTAAACGTGAATTTTCACGCAAAACCGAATTATTAGCTCGTGTTTTGACCACGACAAACAGCAGTATTTTAAAGGCTTTAGGACACTAACTTTAGGCTGGAGTGACGGCAATACTTTTTTACCGCTGAACTTTGCCTTGATGTCATCAAGCCACGCCAAAAATCGGTTTGGGCACCTTAAGTCCAGTGATCAACGATCACTGGCCGCGAAACGACGTACACAGGCAACCCGTAAAATGACCGATGTCGCTTTAGAATTAGTAGATGATGCAATCAAATCCGGCATCAAGGCCAAGTACGTCTTATTCGATAGCTGGTATGCATCACCGCGTATGTTTGCGGCATTGCTAAAACGTCATTGTCATGGGATTGGTATGTTGAAAAAAACTAAAAAAGTCTATTTTCGTTATCGTGGCCGAGAAATGGAT
This is a stretch of genomic DNA from Loigolactobacillus coryniformis subsp. coryniformis KCTC 3167 = DSM 20001. It encodes these proteins:
- a CDS encoding ArgE/DapE family deacylase: MDKRKALILLQELLKIKSVNNHEAQVADYIKLLFDQYPAAQVTEVNYAPGRSNLVITIHGDQPGKTLGLSGHLDVVSPGDISAWHHPPFAGEMDTDNVYGRGASDMKGGLAALIYVLLDLLAEKRSFAGTIRLFATVGEETGNYGAAQLTRQGFADELDALIVAEPSNLQVEYTHRGVIDYEVSATGKAAHSANPAAGNNAIDQLFRFYEAITTLMTPKTKVDPVLGPLLHNVTQIAGGEQINSIPARARLYGNIRTTPLYPNQPLMAEIEALVAELNQQPENELQLTYHYPESPLPGNPQAPFVQLFRKVATHTLGHKVAVVGDSGATDASEFIRAAQKFPVVIFGPGNDSGHQADEYVAIKDYTAAITIYQQVILQFLR
- a CDS encoding IS30 family transposase, which translates into the protein MGTTILSFEDRVVIETLHHEKHSLQYIADYLGFSKTTIFNEVHRLAGEYHAVKAQTDHEVKLSHRGRKTILTTNLKRLIEEKIKIQKWSIEQVAHVVRIAYKTIYNWIDQGLLDINVTDLPDHGIRRKRSKETRGSFSHGRSIEDRPAEISDRNTSGHFEADTVLSGKRKGQAVATFVERKSRLTIVKRLNGRDSTSMTKAILELANQLGDNLKTLTVDHGKEFANYNLIEEQAGVPLYFAHAYSPHERGSNENRNRVLRRFIPKGQPIDEITDDELIQINWYLNSRPLKCLNWRTPIEIFLRNLRY
- a CDS encoding SDR family oxidoreductase, with the translated sequence MKYAITGATGHFGQLALKELLKLTASQNIIAIARNVAKAKKLLPQGIEIRQADYTDETTMANALQGVDRLLFISSLPGESVARAVQHQNVVNALVAAHVKFVAYTSFPNAQNSISALASDHRITETAIKNSGVAHAFLRNNWYLENEIGFLQSGAANQTAAYWASGKAGWALEREFAAAAAKVLTLNEPKEVYEFAGPARSYAELGAALQQATGHHFAVKQMTTAEYQNNLVATGLDANTAALFASFQEPINDGSLNETTIDLPAVLGHELTSLPEAINEIIKRN
- a CDS encoding Rrf2 family transcriptional regulator, producing the protein MKYSHKLSDAIHILAYLIICKDGDLSSKAIAASIEANASVVRNLMSDLRKAGLINTKPGSATTTLSVAPDQITILNVYQAITMDHNLLHIDPKTNPQCIVGGNIQETLNMYYADIEATAFQRMNEITLQNITEDILAREHMKS